ACTTAACACTGAGGTGACAAACTGCTTTAGAATCATCAGTGGTGATCCGCAAAACCAACTTGGCCTTTGGATGTGCTCTGGTGACCTTCATCAACTCAACTTCACTGTCAAAGTCATCATCTggactccattgctggtggcatACTTGATCTGAGACACTTGCTCACAAGGATTTGCATAGATGATCCTCTCGGGAGGCACCCCAAGCCCCTGCACCAACTGTATTTCAGTCTTGCTTGCACAGTCAAAACCCGTCCCAATGGCAGCTAGGGTGTTCACTATGGCTCTGCTGTCGTTACTTTTGACTGCATAAAAGGGGGGAGAGCTTTTAGCCATCTTAGGTGATTCTTCAGAACATCTCCAAGGTCTGCTACATAAAAAGCATCCTTGTCATTAGAGGAATAAACTTCATTAATTTTTTGGTCCAGAATGTCCTTGGCAGTAAAGCCTTCATTGAGGATATGGCAGTCAAACTCTTCCTTATTGAAGCTGTGGGCTCTTGGTGTGCCTACAAAAAACCCTAGAGATGGGATTCAATTATTGCCAGTTCCTCCCAAGGCACACCATCCAGGAACTTCTGAACTGTCTCCTTGGAGTGGTGGAAGCGTCCTCACAGCACATGGACACCACTGGCCAGCCCCATGGAGATGCCGCCCACCGAACCCCAAGGAGTACCAGGCTGTCTGCCGCCCTGTCAGCTGGCCCGAGGTGGCACCGAGCCACTGGCTGAGGGCGGGTGGACGGTGGCAGCCACTGCAGGGACTGACTTGCAacttttaaaagcatttgttgattGTAGAAAACAATGGGTTTCATAAATTGTtcactttaaattgttttttactatttgtttttgttttttgttttttgtttttttcgagacagggtttctctgtggctttggaggctgccctggaactagctcttgtagaccaggctggtctggaactcacagagatccgcctgcctctgccttaaaggtgtgctccaccaatgcccggctgttttttactatttgtttgtgtttgtgtatatgtttatatttgtatatttgtgtatgtgtgtctttgtgtgtgtgtttgcatatgtatgtgtgtatgtgtatttgtgtgtatatatgtgcgtttctgtgtgtttgtgtatgtgtgtttgtgtgtgtatgtgtgtctctctgtgtgtttgcatatgtatgtgtgaggagAAAACCTGAGtcagttgcttctctccttctaccaggtAGACTTTAAGGACTGAACTTGGGGCCACAGACTTGGCCACAGTACCTTTtcctattgagccatctcaccaacacAATTACCTTCTTTTGATACAGGGCAGGGTCAGATACCATGGGGGATAAGACTAAGGTAAGTCAGTAACACTGTGTCCCTTCCATGAACAGGTGGGGCACCTGAGTCCTGTCTCCCAGGCCACCTCTCAGAGCTGCCTTGCTGGTGTCACTGTTCTGTGTCACTTTCCTTCCTTGATTCATTTCTTTTGACAAATATTTGCAGAGCAACAACCCTATGGAAGAAACGGTGCTGAGCTTGGGAGCCAAGGAGACAACTGCAATATGTTCCAGCCTTGCAACGCTCATAGTCTAGAGGggggaaatggagaaataaaCAGATGATCACATACTCCCTTGGCTGAAGTAAAGGACAGAACAAGGGCATTTCAGCCTTGCTTCCCAAAAATCAGCCTCCTGCATCTCTGCTGGGAGCTGAAGCCAGCATCCTTGTTTAGAGAAGGAGTGATTGCCAGGAGCTATCTACCAATCGAGCCACGCCTAGAGCCTCCATTCGTTGCCCTTTTCCTCCCTCACTATGTGTCCCTCTTGCCTCTCCCTGTTCTAtggacttgttttctttcttcttgtttttctcccaCTGCCTTACAGGCCTCCACAGGGCCTTCCCCAAGCACTTTCTCCAAGCCACATGCCTCAGGAAACCCTGGCCTAGATTTGGGAAACTCACAACAGGTATTGTCTTACGACGTTGGTATTTCCTGTTCTTGCCACTTCAGTAGTGAAGTGGTCATATCTCAGGATGTTTCCCCCTTCAAGTGCAGTTGTCTGAGGAGGATGCTGAGATCTGGGACATCCAGAGAGATCAGAGTAGGTATAGTGCCAGAGGCTAGGGAAAGCAGGCCTGTGGGCAAGGGGGTGCTGTCTGGAGGAGCTCTATGTAGATGCCTATGTCCTCCTCAGGTCAACAGATATCCTGAAAACACTGTCTGGTTCCATGAACAAGTCTAGGAAGCAAGAATCTCCAAGAGAATATTTTGCTCAAAAGAGCTTTCTTGCTTCTTTCCCAGTAACTCCATtatcctctcccacccctccctaaGAGACTTAAAGTCTGTCATTTTCAGAATTGAGTTACTTCTGGGTCTTGGAGTGGTTATTTCATGCTCTTTATGCATTGGGGGAAAGCAAAGCCAGATGGCTGTCTCCTGTTCTGGCTCTGTTCTTGGCTCAGAGCAAGGTCTTTATTTTGCCTTTGCTACCTTGCTGtcccttgttttctccatctgcccCCTCACAAAGCTGCCCATCAGCCATTTATTGGGTTCTCCCCTGGGCAAAGCTCTCCGAGGTCTACTGTCAAGATgggacaaacaggaaaaagaTATGCTTAGTGCTTTGGGCACTTGTAATCCATGGAGGGAACACATGATGTAAACGGGGCTTTGTGCCACTTTGAAAGTGATGCAGTTCTTTTAAAAACCATGccttgggtctggagagatggctcagatggctgagatggctcagctcttgtAGGAACtagggttcaattctcaggacccacctagtggctcacaactgtctgtaactccagttctagggggtctaatgccctcttctggcctctgtgtatgTAGTACACAAATACaccagcaggcaaaacactcatacacataaacaattcttcaaaactttttttttaagttttaaaaagccaTGCCTCCTACATGGGATGGCTTTCCTTGAACTTACAGGAGTTCAAGTTGATTCTTTTATAAAGAAAGGGAGGCTTGGGAGATAAGGGCAGACCTTTGTTGTGGAGAAAGATACCTTCGGTCCCAAGATTTTCAATCAACAGAAACCATATTGTGGGGGCAGAGTAGGGCCTGGTGCTTTGGCTGGCCTTAGGGCCAACAGTTACGTAGTGTGATGACATCAGCAGGAGCAATAGTGACGTCTAAAGGATTCCTCTACACAATTCACTGCCTCTTGTTCAAGAAAGTAACCAAGAACTTGCCAAGAGCAGCAACAGCACGTGCAACCCTCTACAGATCCCATCATCGATTGGCTGCTCTTGAGTAGAAACTTCAGGGACTCTCTGGGTGAGGAAAAGAGGTTGGGGTACACAAGGTGAATGGCGGCCTGGAGgcaataattttttttgtttgttttttggtttttggtttttttgtttgtttgtttgtttgtttttttgagacagggtttctttgtgtagctttggaacctatcctagcATTCTcactgtataccaggctggcctcaaactcacaaagatccgcctgcctctgcctcctgagtgctgggattaaaggcatgcccaccaacgcccggcagtaatttctttttaaaagattttatttatttattatgtatacaacattctgcttccatgtatatctgcacaccaaaagagggcaccagatctcattataaatggttgtgaaccatcatgtggttgctgggaattgaactcatgacctctggaagagcagccagtgctcttaacctctgagccatctctccatccccagcagTAATTTTTAATAGACTGCCATGGTGCTTTGCATATAGTATTTGAACCAAATTATAAATAGGGAACATTTAGCATTGACATTTCACCTTTTCAGTCAGATCTAGTATAGTTTACAAAGTCATTCTAGGCAAAATGCTTAAATTGAAGCCTCTACAAGGCCAAAACGCAGACTGGGAAACTCCCTTCCCGTTTCAGAGAACCAGTCAGTTCCATTTGGGCATGCTCAggaaaagccaaagaaagaaTGCATTTCACTGAAGTCTTGAAAGGCAAACTACTCACACAGAGCATATATTGTGTGGGTGGGTCTTCAGAAAAGGATGGGGCTGTGGAAGGGCTGGACTAGTGGGATTCAGGGTCTAGAAGTAGAGCGAGAAGGCTGGGGTGCTTGGTTATGAATCTTCAGGTTCAATGTAAGGAACAGAAGGCTGCTAGTGGTcgcatggtgggaggagaggagctAAGGAGAAGCTCAGCCAGAGACCCCACCATTTGGGAGGAGTCTCTGGGAGTCTTCACTGTTTCCTCCATCCACTCGAGGGGTTGTTTTGGGGATAAGGATCTGTACAGGGAAATATCAGAGAGTCTATTACAATTGAAGTTTGCAAAAAAGTTGTTCATGGAACCTGTCAGAATCCAACAACAGTTGTGTATTTTACCTTCTTCCAGTGGCTTGGTCTTCCTCAGGCTCATCCTCCCCAATGCAAGACCACAACTTTAGAAAAGACTTATTTTGAGGGCCATTTCTCCTTTATAAAAGTACACTTGGTCATCGTAAAACAATGCACACAGAAACTACAATCCCCTACTCAGAATAAATTATGAAATTGGTATTGAACAGTAGATGGCTGTCCTACCAGTAGGGCCTCCATGGCTAAGTGCCTGGAGGCCCACGAGGTGTCAGCAGACCCTGAGAGTCTTTGATACATCTGTGAGATGTTTAGTGTCAAATGTCCCCTCTGAAACCCAAACTCCTTCACAAAACCCACACGCAGCATAGATGCAGTATGGCAGCACAGACAGGAGATGATGCATTAAGCAATACTCAAAGTCTACCTGCTTGCCTTCCCTGCAGCTTTAGTGGCAGGTGGGTTCCTGGAGTTCACTCTTTACCAACTCCAtggctcccctggaactgtaggTGTGCCCCAGCAGTGGGAAGAGGGGATGAAGAGCTTGGTTTTGTCCTCTGGGACTGCAGGGTGAGCAGATCTTCGAAGCCACTTTGCCCTTGTTTATCTTTCTCCTAAATCTTGTCTGCCACTTCTAGAAGAATGAATAGGGATTCGTCCCTGGGGAAAGCCATTGACCTCGAGTTTCAGCAGTGTATGCCAATTCTCCACTAGTTACTTTCCAGCACTATGTTGTTGGGCTTGTCATCTCATTTTCTCCAAGCCCCATAGCCCCTGGCTGCAGGAATAAGAGCGTCTATTTTAAAGGATTATCACTAGTAACTACTAAAATGTGGTGGAACTACTAAGTTCCACCAAGTTCCACTTGGTATTGCCAAGTACCAAGCCTGACTCAGGTGAAATGTTCACAGcctttttgcttcctttctttccattcccttttttatttttagacagggtctctctacatagccccggttgtcttggaactctctctgtagaccaagtgggcctcaaactcacagagatccacctgcctctgcctccagagtgctgggattaaacaccatgcctggccctccatatcttcttttctatttccccatTTTGTTTCTAGGTTTATGTATCTTTGGTGGTCATGCAATCTCAATAGCACTaaaactatctttgaccagtaaATCTCCCAACACAGATTGCTGCTATGTGTTCAAGTAGAACACTGTGCCACTGGGAGAGAGCAAGAGATAGGTACTATTGAGCTCAGGAAAGCAATCTGAGAAGCCTATGGGTGCATGTTAGAAAACTGTGTTGGGGATCACGGTGAGTGAGGTGCCATGATGGTGGGTAGACAAGAAGACGTGGGGCTGAACTGACTTGAACGGGAAGCTGGAAGCCTGAAATAGTGACACTTATGGGCTTCAGCAGGAAGTAAGTCATCCTTTCCTGTGAGTCGGAGGGATAATGGTATAGGCTTATCTACCTGGCAAGTCTGTTCACTGAAAGGCTAGTTTGGTGGCTCACAGTGGTTCTGCAGAAATCTCCCAACCAACTATCTTActgtccagccagccagccagccacttGGTATACATGCAAAGTTTCATAGAATACAGACTGAATGGACACCTCTATCTGTTCACTTAGCACCTTCAGTTTAAGGAGTTCTACAGTCCCTCACCAGAGCTCCTCGCGGTAATGCTGAGGTAGTAGCGGGTTGGGCAGTGCACTTCTGCTCACAGATCTTCAAAGTAAGAATGAACACAGTAGAGAGAGAGCTGAAGCTGGTCAAGGCACGGTGCTGGTCAAAGACAGCAATCTGGCTCTCCTCCCACGATCCCTGTTTCTGTGTGAGCCAGACTGATCTCTGTGGCCAGACCCACCTTGCGGCTTCTCAAACTAGTGTGGGCTTCAAGTCATCTTTGAAGTTCACAACAGGCTTGGAGCGGGCCCACAGCGTTTCCCAGGAGGCTAGCTCTGAAGCTTGCTCAAGGTCACTGTCTGATGTGTCACTGTCACTGGAGTCCAAAGAACTCTGGAAGCAGATTTCACAGTAGGGCCGGTGGCAGCGGCAGAAAAATTCATCTGAGCTGCTGGACTCACTGTCAAGGTTGTAGCACCCAGAAGACAAGGAAGGACAGCCAGGGGACGCTAGGGGTCGAGGCTGACGCTGCTTGGGCAGACCTGGTGAAGAGGGTAGGCATGGGGCAGTGAGACTTTGTGCCAGGGTAGAAGCAGGAGGTTGCCAAGGACCGCTTACATCGCATCCTCCGGCCCCCTGAGGCTCTGTCTGGCATCGCTTGTTACCCTCCAGGGTACTCCGTCTCCGGTGAGGATCTGAGGGTGGTGATGGTTTTACAGAAGAGGACCTTGGTACCTTGGACCTTGCATTTTGGTGGTCCAGCTTGGGGCTGTCCCGGCTCTGCACAGCCAGTCTGCTTTGTGCACCAGAAACAGTCCTATTTGCCGGATGCCCCTTATTGAGGGCCACAGAAGCAGGGAAGTGGGAGCGGGCCCGCTGGGCTGCGCGTCTTCTCCTCACCACATATGGGCTGAAACCCAGTTTAGATGGGGACATCTTCTGGGGACTGCGGGAAGTGGCGCTCTTCCAAAGCTGCTGGGAACAAGGTAGTGGGGAAAGGGGAGCTTCGGGGCCTAGGTCCAGCTCTTGTaggacttcctgaagcttctCTCTGACCACTGAAGTGACCCGAGGTGGCCTCTCTGGGAGCTTCTCTGAGTTCTTGGGCCTATGGGGTTCACAGCCCACTCCATCTGGCATGAAACTGCGTCCTTGGTCTCCTCTTTCTGAACCCTCAGTTTGTTCAGCCTGTGGTATCCGGCTGCAACCCATGTCCAAATGATCACAAAACTGTTTCAAAGTCCCGTTGTCCTTTTGGTCTGGGGAGGGACTGGTGTCCCTTCTAGATGCCCCAGGGCTTTGCGTGTCCTGGGAGGCCACTGAGGCGTGTAGGGAGTCCTGGGCAGTTGCACTGATAGTATTTTCAGAAGCAGCAGGCTGTTCCGAAGGTCCCTGAACTTCCAGCCCATGGGCAGAGGCTGCGGCTGACACAGCCCACTCGGAAGACATTAACTTCACTAGCTTCTCCTTGGCGTTGTTGACTTGTTCTTGCAGGCTTTCAATTATTGCGTTTTTCTGTGGAATAAAAGCAAGGCCATCAACGCTTCTaaaggccttccatggtggaaaATGTGACACTGGAGTCCCTGCTCACATCCCACTTCTTCCAATAAAGTGGTTGGTAGCCTTAAGCTTGGAGGTGGGACTTAAACTGGGTGACATATGCCAAGTGTTTAGCACAGTAATGGATATGTGGTACCCAAGAAAGGCAGTAAGAGGTGTTGTCACTATGGGCTCCCTTCCCGTCCCTAGGCTGCGTACTGCTGCGTACTGCTGCGTATCTGTGAGGATGAAGAGGGCCTAGACTTAAGGCTTGCTGGTAGCTGCACCATTATCTCattttctccagcccccaaagagtCAGGTTACTCTGTAGGACACCAGACAGAATGGTGTTTGGGATTGTTCTACTCTGGTTTCTTATACCCATGGAAACAAAAACGAATCTGAAGCATTTCTCCAGGGATGACAAATGTTATGTCTCTTGTAAGACAGCCTGGAAAACGGAAAGAATAGGAGATGGATGAAAATTACTGGGACAACCATTCATATGGGAGCTAAGAGAGCCAATGAAAATCTCAAGTTGCTTTCAACACTTCCTTGGAAATGACAGGGTCTCCTGGTGTGATAGGCCTAAGCAATCAACTGGCTATCAATAGCTCTTAAAGTCATATGTGTAGTTGGGTGgtagtgttgcatgcctttaatcccagcactcgggaagtagaggcaagtatatccctgtgagtttgaggccagcctggtctacaggcgcTAGCTCCAGgaaagctagggctacacagagaaaccctgtctcgaaaaacaaaacaaaacaaaacaaaaagtgtgtgtATCAGTATTTTTGGAGCTtaacatgaaataaaagcaagaatGACAAGTGGGATTACATCAGAGTAAAAGTCTTCTGAACAGAAAACATTCGACAAAGCAATGCGATGACCAATAGAACCAGAGATGTTTTCATCAATTCATCCACAGAGGGCCAATatgcagaatatataaagaactttaaaaattcaacaaTAAGGATTCAAGgagtccaattttaaaatggatggATGATCTCAGTAGGcacttctcaaaaaaagaaatacaatacaTATGTGGTCAATACATATGTGAAAAGATACTCAATGTATTTATGCATAAGGGGgatacaaaaatcaaaatcacaTGAGAAACAATCTCAGTTAGGATGTCTATAATTAAAAATGCTGGCGAGGATGTGGAGAGCACAGAACCATTACATAATGTCGGTGGGAATGAAATTAGTTCAACCACTTTGGGAAACAAAAGTTTCCCAAAAACTAAAAGTAGAAccaccatatgatccagctatccCAGTCTTGAGTAGACAGatatccaaaggaaataaaatgagtaTAAAGAGTTATCCTCCTGCTCATGTTGGTTATAGAACTGTCTGTATAGCACAAAAGATTTAACTAGCTGAGGTGCCCACCAACAGaagatttaataaagaaaatacaatatatatcAATAGAGTATTATTCAACTATGAAGAATGAAATCCTGTGATTTGCAGAAAAATGGGTGGAATTTTAGGGcatcatgttaaatgaaataagccagacccagtcaaatacttcatttttttttctcatgtgtagATACACAAACAACAATGACCTTAAATTAGAAAATGGGCTATTAGGAACTGAGAAggaaatgggggtgggatgggaagatAAGTGGGATGGAGGAGAGGGTATGGACAGCCATGAGCAATGCATACTGTTTGCATGCCCAGAAATATCACAGTGAGGCCCATAAAGGATTATTGTGCTTGGAGGTGGGACTTACTTGACTTAGTAGCTCTCTAGAGTGCAGCCCAGAAGATGAAGGAGGGTAGGGCAGTTCTGCCATCAAGATACTGTCCTCCTGTGCAGATGTTAGTGAATAAACAGGCTGTGCCCCAGAGGGCAGGCAGGTGACAGCTGCAGAAGTGTGCCTGTCCTAACTGCAAGTTGTGAGGCAGGAAGTAGATATGGGTGTGAGCTGCTGGGGTGTCTGGGCATGCCCACACTCTTGCCTTTGTGGAGTTTAGCAGTGAGCCGCCTAGCTCAGGCTGCGTGTTCTCCTTTGGAGGGTTATATGCTCAAGGCAGAGGGGCAGTGAAGGGTCTCACAAAGAATGGATGGTCTGGGTGGATGAAGTGTGGGGAAGAGAGTATGGCAAGTATTGGGTTCCAGCAAGATCTGTCTGGATAACACAGGGCTGCCCTTGTGGCTGCCTTCCTTTTCAGGAGCCAAGGACCAGTGCTGGAACATCCCTTTATCATGTCCTGGAAACAAAAGAATGGACTCTGTCTTACAAAAATAGACAACCCAGCCTGCCCCTGGACAGAGCCTAGGCTTGCCTATCAAATTACATGGAAAAGTTGTCCAGAAgtgattcttttgggttttgACACAGGGTATCTCAGCCAGcctaaaactcactgtgtagcccaagctggcctcagatgGCAATCCCTTTGCTTTGTGTACCAAGCATTAAGATTAGGGGTTTATACCACCACGCTTGGTCAGCAATGACCACTTAAGGGGGCAGTGGTCATTGCCCACTGGGCAATGGGATAGCTGGGATAGCTGGGATATTCCAATAAGCTCACAGTGGCCCTGTAAGCCCCCTCTCCCTGGGCATCTAGGAGGTGGCATCTAGTAGTGCTGGCTCTCCTGGTTTCCTGATGGTTTGGTCAGATTTCTCACCACCAGAAGAGGCACCAAGCCCAGTGAGAGACTGGGGAAGCAGGTGGAAGGGACTTTCAGGGAAGTTCTCACCTGCCAGGTCTCCCTCCCGCTTCTGAAGATTGGTAGGTCAGGCTGTGGTTGGTGAGTGGAGACCAGCTAGAAGAAGCCTATGAGTGACAGGGCTCCTTGTGCTATATGGgaggtgtcagatgactctaagacCCTCACAAGGTAACCATGGTGGCTGCTCAGTAGGGACTtgatccctttcttcctcccctagCACCCCATTCCTGAAACCCACCCCACATGTTCTCATGCCAGCCTTAGCAGGCAGGAAGAAGCCATAGCTGATGACCACACTCTAAGGGTAAAAACAGGACTTCTGTTTCTTTGTGCCTTGTCTACAAATGGCTTTGAGTATTGGAAACTCCTATGAGCCTCCAGATGGGAAGAAGGCCCTCCTCCAAGCTAACCAAATGTCTGAAGCTGGCTGACTACAGATTTAGAAACATCAATGTAAACAGTCAATTTCCCTTCTTCCACAAAAGGAAGCAAATCTCCGTTTTCACCATGGCTCTGTGTTAATTAGAGGCACGGTGTGAGGTCCTGCCACAGTGAGTCCAAAATCTGACCTCCTGTGGCAGCAGCTTTTAAGTTCATTTCTAAATCATTATTTTGGTCCATGGCAGGAAGCAAAATGTCAAAGGTATACGGAAGAGGGCACAGGCCCTAGGAGCCCACATCTCCTTCTCTAGTACCCGGAAGAAAAGGGAGGGTCGTCAGCATAGGGGACAGTCTGTCCACTGCTCTCATGTACACTGGGgacctgaggcagaaggatcacagttTGATgtcaacctgggttacatagacACTATCTCAAAAGGGAAAACAATTAAAAGCACAAGACACAAATGAGAAGCTGGGCTGTCAGATGGTGGGAACTGCAAAGCAGGTCCAGTGAGCTCAGCCAGTCCCATGTATGGAAGGGGCAGGGCTGGCACCCAGGACGCAGAGCAAACCATCCTGGCCTCCAGGTCTCCAGGACTGGCTGCTGGCTCTCAGGCCTGTTCTACAGAAGATGCTGAAGCATAGACACTGTAGCAgaggcagcttttttttttttctttttcttttttttttttttttgctacttatGTACTTGAGCTTGCTAAGGGCTCTTGCCCGGCAGACTCAAGGTTTCTTTTGGAAAGAGCACATTCAGCCACTGCGTGGGAAACAGGATAGCATGGCAGAAGTACAATAAGCTGCTCAAGAAATTACCATAAGGCTAAAGAGTCCGTTCCAGTCCATTTGGTTGTTCTAGTGTTGGTTGATTGTAAAAGGAAACCATCCTGCTGGTAGCCAAGTTTCAGGCCCTCGGTTTATCAGgggaaaatgtttctttaaagactttacagAACACCAGGGGCAGGCCCTGGCAGGTGGAGAGAAATCTGGCTGTGAAATAATGTCCAGGATGTTTAATAAATAGTAAAGAAAGGGGGAGG
This genomic stretch from Cricetulus griseus strain 17A/GY chromosome 4, alternate assembly CriGri-PICRH-1.0, whole genome shotgun sequence harbors:
- the Gpr156 gene encoding probable G-protein coupled receptor 156 isoform X2; its protein translation is MEPEINCSEFCDSFPGQELDRRPLHDLCKTTITDSQHSGTDVSPLSPALLGVVWTFLSCGLLLVLFFLAFTIRCRKNRIVKMSSPNLNIVTLLGSCLTYSSAYLFGIQDALVGNSMEALIQMRLSMLCIGTSLVFGPILGKSWRLYKVFTQRVPDKRVIIKDLQLLGLVAALVVADVILLVTWVLTDPIQCLQILGVSMKVTGRDVSCSLTNTHFCASRYSDVWIALVWGCKLKQWKAFEGENQTVRRMAKYFSTPSKSFHSQFDEDQSCHLRDEKSCMERLLTEKNAIIESLQEQVNNAKEKLVKLMSSEWAVSAAASAHGLEVQGPSEQPAASENTISATAQDSLHASVASQDTQSPGASRRDTSPSPDQKDNGTLKQFCDHLDMGCSRIPQAEQTEGSERGDQGRSFMPDGVGCEPHRPKNSEKLPERPPRVTSVVREKLQEVLQELDLGPEAPLSPLPCSQQLWKSATSRSPQKMSPSKLGFSPYVVRRRRAAQRARSHFPASVALNKGHPANRTVSGAQSRLAVQSRDSPKLDHQNARSKVPRSSSVKPSPPSDPHRRRSTLEGNKRCQTEPQGAGGCDVSGPWQPPASTLAQSLTAPCLPSSPGLPKQRQPRPLASPGCPSLSSGCYNLDSESSSSDEFFCRCHRPYCEICFQSSLDSSDSDTSDSDLEQASELASWETLWARSKPVVNFKDDLKPTLV
- the Gpr156 gene encoding probable G-protein coupled receptor 156 isoform X1, with product MEPEINCSEFCDSFPGQELDRRPLHDLCKTTITDSQHSGTDVSPLSPALLGVVWTFLSCGLLLVLFFLAFTIRCRKNRIVKMSSPNLNIVTLLGSCLTYSSAYLFGIQDALVGNSMEALIQMRLSMLCIGTSLVFGPILGKSWRLYKVFTQRVPDKRVIIKDLQLLGLVAALVVADVILLVTWVLTDPIQCLQILGVSMKVTGRDVSCSLTNTHFCASRYSDVWIALVWGCKGLLLLYGAYLAGLTNHVSSPPVNQSLTIMVGVTLLLLSAGLIFVLTRYLHSWSNLVFGFTSGGIFVCTTTINCCVFLPQLKQWKAFEGENQTVRRMAKYFSTPSKSFHSQFDEDQSCHLRDEKSCMERLLTEKNAIIESLQEQVNNAKEKLVKLMSSEWAVSAAASAHGLEVQGPSEQPAASENTISATAQDSLHASVASQDTQSPGASRRDTSPSPDQKDNGTLKQFCDHLDMGCSRIPQAEQTEGSERGDQGRSFMPDGVGCEPHRPKNSEKLPERPPRVTSVVREKLQEVLQELDLGPEAPLSPLPCSQQLWKSATSRSPQKMSPSKLGFSPYVVRRRRAAQRARSHFPASVALNKGHPANRTVSGAQSRLAVQSRDSPKLDHQNARSKVPRSSSVKPSPPSDPHRRRSTLEGNKRCQTEPQGAGGCDVSGPWQPPASTLAQSLTAPCLPSSPGLPKQRQPRPLASPGCPSLSSGCYNLDSESSSSDEFFCRCHRPYCEICFQSSLDSSDSDTSDSDLEQASELASWETLWARSKPVVNFKDDLKPTLV